The nucleotide sequence AGACATTTTCGGCTCCGGCAGCCAATAAGGATCACCGGTTGTATAGCCTGACATCACATCTAAAAAAGCCGCCGCATCAGCTACAGTACGAGCGAGAGGTCCATTAGTGGCAATCCCACTCTGAAAATCCCCGATAGGAGCGTTAGAAATGCGTCCTCTGGCCGGTTTAATCCCCACTAACCCACAACATAGGGCCGGACCCCGAATAGAACCTCCGCCATCAGAACCTTGTGCTAAAGCGCATAATCCCGCCGCTACTGCACTAGCTGCGCCACCACTAGACCCTCCGGCCGTATAGTCTAAATTCCAAGGGGTACGCGCCGGCTCAAAATTAGGCGGTTCAGTATAAGGAAAAGACCCTAATTGTGAAGTGGCGGTTTTACCTAAAATGATCAATCCTGCCTGTTTGATGCGAGTCACTACCCCATCATCATAATTGACTATGTTATCCTTCAGGGCGGCTACTCCATAACTGCAAGGCATTCCGGCGACGGCGTTTAGGTCTTTAATAGCAGTGGGAACCCCAAAAAAAAGAGGTAGATTGCAGAGATCTTGATTATTGGCTAAAAATTCGGTTTTTGCTTTCGCTTCTGAAATAGCGGCATCTGCTGCCAGATGAAAAAAACTACCTACTTGAGGGTTTAACCTCTCGATGCGAGCTAGGTAGATTTCCACTAATTCTAACGGAGAAATTTGGCGCTCTCGGATCAGTTTGGCTTGTTCTAAGGCAGAGGTAAAAGCAAGATCAATTTGATTCATTTATCTTCTAAATTTTTGTCACGAATCCTAGATCTAAGATACCACTGGCAGAGATTTTCAACTCGCTTTCAGCTTGGGTGCAACCGAGTATTTGTTAGTATTGCCAGTCACTTGTATATGAGAAGGTAGAAATAAAAAAGTTAAATTTCCGATCCAAACTGTTCTACCATCAATAGCGTGAATCCCGCCAGTTACCCAATCGACAAATCTCTGTCTTTCGGTTAAAGATAAATTCCCTAGACTAACCATTACAGGCTTTCTTTGCTGTAAAATCTCTAAAACCGTTTGAGCGTCTTCTTTGAGACGAGGGTGAAAAACGATTATTTCTGTGTCTTGAGTGGAGAGTGATCTCATTGTATTTTAGAAGATAGATGTATTAATCTCTGAATCTCTAACGGACCATAACAAGAGTCGGGAACTAAATATGTCACTTAGGACACATTTTTCCGAAAACATCGGGTTTTAAATGGGATTTTGAGGATTGTTAATAATTATTGGTGTTTTTGTATGGGTTTAAATCTCTCCAATGAAAGAAAAACTTTTCGATAAAATCAGCTATATTTACCTCTAGTAGTAGATTTAACTCGTCATTAAATCACCGAACAGATTTAATTATAGTAAATTATAAACTTTCCTTTTGGGAGTTCTCTAGCTATGACCGCCTTTATTGTCACCTTAATTGTTACTGCCATCAGTCTGTTAATTATTTCTAGGCTTCCCCTTGGCATTGAAATAGATAGTTTGGCAAAAGCCCTGATAGCGGCTTTAGTTTTGGGGCTTCTCAATGCCTTTATTAAACCGGTTCTATTTTTCTTAACTATACCGCTCACCCTCTTAACACTCGGTTTATTTTCCTTGTTTCTCAACGCCATTATTTTTGGATTAGCCGCTTGGCTTGTAGAAGGATTTAGACTACGTTGGGGGTTATGGAGTGCCATACTCGGAGCTTTTGCACTTTCGGTCATTAATTCCCTGATTTTTCGCCTTGTGGGTGCCACATAAATCACTGATGAGTCAGCTAATCTCAAGAGCGCATTAATTCGGTTCGGATGCACCGATTGACGATCACTTGAATTCCGGCATCAATGGCTTTTTGTTGTGCTTGTTCATTAAAAATCCCCAATTGTAACCAGATTATCTTAATTTTTAGCTTTATACATTCTTCAACAATTTCTGGTAGATATTCTCCTCGACGAAAAACGTTCACCAGATCAATCGCTTTTGGAATTTCTGATAAAGACGAGTAGCACCGTTGCCCATCAATCTCAGATATTGTAGGATTGACCGGATAAACCACATAACCCTTTTCTCGCAAAAACTGGCCAATTTGATAACTCGGGCGCGTGGGTTGATCAGAATAACCCACCAGAGCGATCGTTTTAGCCAATTTTAAAATACTTTTAATAGACTCATTTGAAGAAATCATCATGATCAATAATCAAGCGTCGAATTCTGGAGAAGTTTCCTTACCACAGCAATATCAAGAGTTTATTGAACAAACCATAACAGCAACCCTTCAAGGCAAAATTCTCTCAAAAGAACAACTGTATCAAATGGTAGTCAAAGCTATTCAACCGGGTAGCGGCGAAATTTTTGAACGCTGTCTCAATGAGCGTCTTAGCATCACCCATCAGCAACTCCAAGAACAAACCAGTGAGGCAAAAAAAGCCAAAATCAGCCGTCAATTAAGAGCATTAGACACCCTTTCCGGAGCCTGGGAAAGATGGCAAAAAGAAAAACAGGAAACTAATGTTTATTCTCAAGCCATAAAAGAACTACTCCAAGCCGCACGCTCAGAGCGTTTTTCCATTTTAGTGCAGAAACTTGACCTCAATCAAACTCAGGTACTCAACCGTAACCAAATTAAACAATTAGCCCAAGCTTTAGAGCAAGCCGCCCACTCAATTTCTGATGCGGATGATGCGAATCAATTGCGCTTATTTTGCACAGGACTTTTAAAAGGATTAGAATCTTTGCATAACCTTGAAAATGATCTCGTGAGTTGGATTTATGAAAGCGGCAATAAAGCTCTAGGTTTTGAAGGAATTCCCGGTACAAAAGGCCCTTGGGCAATTTGGGCAAAACGCATCAATAGCCCTCTTCCTCAACAATTATTTCAATTACAAGCCTCGAATCAATCGGCCACTGAACTAATCCGAATAGGAGCGACTCAAGACCTCAGCAGTTGGATAGAATTAGTCATAATTCTGCGAGGATTACAACAGGGATTAATCGCTTGGTTTGATCAACAGCCTTATAGTGCCACTTGGGGAAAAAGATTATCTAATGCTACCTTGCTCACTTTTGCCGTTATTTGGTGTGAATTATCCAATGGGTTACAACAGGCAACTAATCTCAATTCTAATACTCGCGAATTACTAGCAAAAGGCTGTTTTCAAATTACGTTACAAATTCTACGAACCTTTGCCCAGCGACCCGATTTTCCTCTTTATGGGGGGGTTTTTGTTTCCTTCTGGGGAGATAATTTACGCGACACTTTGAATTATCTCAGTGAACCTTTACGAGAAGTACAAGGCACTCAAGAAAAGGCACGTATACTCACTATATTGGGCTATTCTCAACGGACTTTAGGACAATATGAGCGAGCAAATTCTTTTCATCAAGAAGCCCTTCTAATTGCTCAAGAGTCTGGGGATAACCTTTGTCAAATTGCTAATTTTAATCATCTCAGTCGTAATAGTATTGCTCAAAAAGATTATGCAGCCGCCATTAATTATAGTCAACGCGCCTTGATTTTAGCTCGTCAAAGTGGAGATAGATTAGGAGAAGCAAATGCCTTGGCCAATTTAGGCTATAGTGAAGTGTTAGCCGCTCAAGCTACAGAGCAAATGAGCGCAGAAATGTATGAACAAAATATAAGCTATTTACAACAAGGTCTGCAATTAGCAGAACGCTTAGAAGATTACCAAAGTCAAGCCCTTTGTTACAATAGTTTGGGAATTGCTTATCTAGTGATTAATCAGCCTAGTCTTGCCTGTGAATATTTGGAAAAAGGCGTTAAAGCCGCTCAATTCGTGCGGGATTTGTACATTCAAGGAATAACTCTGAGCTATTTAGCCGAAGCTTATTATCATCTCAATGATTTAAAGCGAGCGGTTTATAATGGAAGTTTAGCCATGTATATTTTAGAAAGAATTTCGGCTAAAGAGTGGCGACAAGCCGCCGGATTATTAACCATTATTCAAGGTCGAGTCGGTCAGGAATTTTTTCTCAATTTACTATCACAAAATCGCTCGAAAATGTTAGAATCTATTGGCGTAGATGGCTATGATTATATTCCTCAGTTATTAAAGCAATATCAGGAATAGTGCAAGAGGCAAAAGTCAAAATCAATGAGTTAAACTGATCATTTTATCTAGGGTAGGGTGGGCACGGTTTCAAATTAATAACCGACAATAATTAACCTTGTAGTGCCCTCCTTTCCTTTAACTACAGCACTACGCATTAAAGTTAGGACATGGCAAGAAGATAAAACCTTGTCATAATCAACTGTTGCCTGTTCCCTAGCGCGTAGCGCTATAATTAACGATCACGAAATTAATTCGTCAAAAGATTTATATTATGAAAAACGAAAACGCTTTCGGACTTCTTGAAGAAATTGATTAGCTTCTATTTCTCGTCCTTGCTGTTGTAAATAATAATAAATTATTTCGCAGCTATTCACAACTAATTGAGGTTCATTATTCATGGCGACCTTTAAATATTTAATTCCTTCATCATTTTGCCGTGAAATCAAAATTTGCCCTAATAAATAATTCCCATTAGCATGAGCGGCATTGCTAGAAAGCAGAGATTTCAGCACAGGAATAGCCGCATCAGGTCCCTTAATTTCAACCGTTAATCTAGCTCTCTCCCACATTTGCTCGACAGAAAGAATATCAGTGGTAGCGAGTTCCTCCAACTCTTGTAGTAAATTCCGAGACTGTTGTAGATAAGTATAACGTTCTCGCCATTGAAAGGTAATCAGCGTTTTCCACTGTTGGTTTAAGTCTTCCGTCAGAGATGTTAATTGTTCACCTAATAACTCTTGTGCGGCTGTATCAGGGGTTGCAGTTAATAAAGGCGCGGCTTCTTCTGGGGCAAAATTTAAAGCCTTTAAGCGATCACTCAGACAAGGGTGTGTATCCACACAGTCGGTTTTAGCTTTTAAAGCTTGCTCTAACCACAATTGAATTTTTTCGGGTTCTCTATCGGTTTTGAGGCAAATTTCCAGTTGGTTAAAAGGCGTAACCGGCGGCTCTGGTTGCTCGTTAACTTTTTGGTAAATTTCATTCCAAAAATTATTGTCTACCAACTGTCCTAAAACATGAACATTAACCAGCGCCGATGCTGTCGAGACAGGACCGGCCAACTGCGCCGCACATTTATCGGCTTCATATTCATTGGCTCTTGCTAACACAAAAGAATAGGCATTAAAAAAAGGAATATACCAGTTAAAAAATCTGAAAAACAAACCTCCTACCCCTCCTTGTTGGCTTTGGGCAAAGCGCTCTAAAATCAATCCCCAAGTGTGGCGCATTCGATATATCCAGCCATGAAAGTGACTATGATTTCCCGATAAATGTCCAAATTCATGAGCCAATACCGCTTCGAATTGTTCTACAGAAAGCGCGTGTAACAAGGGAAGTCCTACTAATAAATAATTGTCCTGACCTAACAGGAAAAAACGAGGAATTTGTACAACGGCGGCATTAAATTCAGGCACAAGAACAATATGATTAAAGGAAGGACATTGAAGGGTTGAGGTTAAGTGATCTACCAGTTTAAATAATAAGGGGACTTGGCTACGCTGGAGTTCTATCCCGTTAGGCGGCGGCAAACGCATGGTTAAAACATTAAACAGCGAGCGCAGGATAATAAACACAGGTATCATTAAGACAAAAATCAGTTTAATGAGCGCAGAGGAGAGATAATGACCATAAATGGTTAATAGGATCAGTCCGATGATGGCGGCGATTAAAATCCCTAAAACCGCCACAATGTAAATATGGCCGAGAATGGCTAACAGTCCAACTCGAAATTTATATTCATTCGGATGACTTTTAGCATAGATTTCTAAGCGGCTCACTAATTTCTCAAATTCTTCTTTTGTCATACTCATAACAGTATTTGCCTGATAAAGCTTTATATAGTAAAAGGCAGCAGGGAAGAGGTTAAAACTCGAGATGTTAAATGCAAGGTTTCTACAAAGATTGAGTAACCGAACAAGTTCGGCACTTGAGGGTTTAAAAAAGTTTTAACCTTTCCTTGGACCAGCCTATTTTTAATATGGCACAGTTTTTTAGGCAAAAAAGAAAAAAGGATAAAGCTTAACTCTATCCTTTACTCTTGTTTAAAAATGATGCGCTTTTAAACCACTAAAGCATCTTTAATCGTCTTATTGTAGATAATTCGGCCGACGGTTGTACGGATAAACTGAGAGAGAATTTCACCATCAGCCGTTTCTCTAACCTTGCGATGTCGATAGAGTTTTACAATGGAACCATCCTCAAGGGTTTCGGTTTTCACGGGTTCATCATCGGGTTGATCAGTGACCACCTGTTCCTGACAACGAACCCAGACATAAGCATGCAGGTCTACCATTTTTTGCTCATAAGCCATCAGTGCATCTTCAAGGTCCGAAAAATAACTTTCTGCACCTTTTTGGGCTTTGGGATTTTCTGCGGTTAGGTAATAGCATCCTAATACCATATCCTGAGAAGGCGCTACAATTGGTCGCCCTGTGGCCGGTGATAGGATATTGTGACAAGCTAACATCAATAGCCGCGCCTCGCACTGAGATTCTAGAGACAGGGGAACGTGAACCGCCATTTGGTCCCCGTCAAAGTCAGCGTTAAAGGCGGGACATACTAACGGGTGTAATTGAATGGCTCGTCCTTCCACTAAAATAGGTTCAAACGCTTGAATCCCTAAACGGTGTAGGGTAGGGGCACGGTTGAGTAATACAGGGTGTCCGGTAATTACCTCTTCTAAGACGTTCCAGACTTGGGGATCGCCACGCTGAATCATCTTTTTAGCGGCTTTAATATTATTCACCATTCCCAGTTTAATCAGGCGATGAATAACAAACGGTTGGAACAGTTCGATCGCCATTTCTCGGGGAAGTCCACACTGATAGATTTTCAGTTTGGGCCCCACCACAATAACAGACCGTCCCGAGTAGTCAACCCGTTTACCTAAGAGGTTTTGACGGAAACGCCCTTGTTTTCCTTCGATAATATCGGAAAGGGATTTTAAAGGACGATTATTTGCCCCCACTACGGTTCTTCCGCGTCGTCCATTATCAATCAAAGCATCTACCGCTTCTTGTAACATCCGCTTTTCGTTACGGACGATAATTTCAGGGGCGAGAATTTCCTGTAAGCGGGATAAGCGGTTATTGCGGTTAATGACTCGACGATAGAGATCGTTTAAGTCTGAAGTGGCAAAACGTCCCCCATCGAGTTGTACCATCGGACGTAAATCTGGGGGAATGACGGGAATAACGGTCAAAACCATCCAGTCAGGTTGAGAACCGGTCGCTATAAAGTTGTCAATCACTCGCAGCCGCTTAATCAACTTGGCGCGTTTTTGCCCTTTGCTTTCTACTATTTCTTCGCGCAGTTTTTCCGCTTCTTCGTCTAGGTTCAGTTCTTGCAGCAATCTTTCGATCGCTTCTGCCCCAATGCCTACTTCTATGCCGTATAATTCAGAATCTTCGGCATAGATTTGTTCTTCTATTTCTAACCACTGATCTTCGGTGAGCAGTTGTTTATATTGTAGGTTGCCAGCGTTACCCGGATTGAGAACCACATAGGCATTAAAGTAAACGATCTGCTCTACATCCCGTAGCGGCATATCGAGTAAAATACTCAGGTAACTGGGAATTCCTTTGAGATACCAAACGTGAGTCACCGGAGCCGCTAGTTTAATAAAACCCATGCGGTGGCGGCGTACTCGAGACTCGGTTACTTCTACCCCACAGCGTTCACAGACGATCCCCCGGTGGCGTACCCGTTTATATTTGCCGCACCAACATTCCCAGTCTTTTGACGGTCCGAAAATGCGCTCACAGAAAAGACCATCCATTTCGGGTTTGAGAGTCCGGTAGTTGATGGTTTCTGGTTTGGTGACTTCTCCCACCAAAATTCCATTCGGGAGGGTTCTTTCTCCCCATTGGCGAATTCTATCAGGAGAAGCTAAACCAATTTTTACATAGTCAAAGCGTTGTTCTGTTGGTGATTTCATTCTGGTTTTGGGTTGATAATTTCTATTGAGCGAAAGGTTAAGATCAAAATTGTTAGTGGCTAGGGAAATCCGAACAAGTCGTTCTTTTGAGTCCGGCAAGTTCTAGCCTCGTGATGAATTGGCTTTTATATCAGTCAAGTTAATTTGAGGGTTCATGCTAGTATATAGATTGCCATTGATCATATTAAGTATGATTGCTCGATCACCTTTGTAGCGAGTCCAGAGAAGACAGTCTGTTTGATTAACCATCTCAGCAAAACTAAAGCACATAAAGCCGATTTTTTCTCCATTTTAGAGATTTAAGACGACGTTATCAGAACAAATATATTATTTGTATTCCAAGATATTTTATTATAGCTCCTTTTTGCCGCAACTAAGTAGGTGGAAAAAACTCTAGTTATAGCCCCCGCCAAGGGGAAAAAGAGCCGCCTTAAATACTCTAGGGACAAAGGAGTAAGTACCGCTTAAAGATAGTCCTAGGCTGCACTTCAGGGGCAACTAGGCTAATTTTTTCGAATTAGTGACCTATTTCTGTTCAAAATCATCAATTCCTGTAGCTTCTTTGCTTTTTTGCAACTGTATCCATAGGTGATCTAACTGTTTATACACTTCTCCCGTTGATAACTTTCCGTTGGTATGGAGTCCCACTAGATAACTGACTCTTTGAGCAAATTCTTGCAAATTGGCGTTTAACAGCAATTTTTCTGGGGAAAATAAACCTCTATAACCGGTGATAGGATATAAGAATAAATCTCTTTCAGTGTTCTTTAGTTTTTTGTCGGCTTTTTTTTCGGGTTGATTCATGTTATGTTATTTGATTTCTTCTTAATTGATTTTTTACTTAGGCTTGGCCTAAGCATGGTGTTCTAACAATGCTCAAACTGATAAACCCGTAACATAATTTTAAGAAGAGTTAAGCTTGTCAGTAATCTCCCCCAAGGAGGAAAAGTTGGATAGCACTCTGATAATTCTATTGTAGCTTAGTGAAAACGAATTAAGCGTTTCAATTCTTGCCAAAGTAAAGACTGATTCGAGGCTGAAGCGGGATAAGTTAAAATACCTTGACTAGGACTGAATAAAAACGCTAATATAAATAGCCCCGATGCCACTAAAACGATGGCCGGCCCTGAAGGTAAATTATAGAAGTAACTCAGATACATCCCACTAATACTAGATATCACGCCAATTACCACCCCTAACAACATCACCTGATGTAAGCGTTTAACTAATAAATAGGCGGTGGCTGCCGGGGTAATTAGCAAGGATAAAACCAGGATAACGCCGACGGTTTTTAGACTAGCGACAATGGTTAACCCGATTAAAATCATTAAGCCTAAGTCTAACAAATGCACCGGTAAACCTGCCGCTTGTGCCCCCAATTTATCAAAGGTATAAAAGAGCAATTCTTTATAAAAAACCACCACAATTAAAATAACGACAACCCCGATGATCAAGGTATCTCTAAGATCGGCTACCGTTACGCCTAATATATTGCCAAACAAAAAATGATTGAGGTCAATTTTGTTGTCTTTTTGAATAATAGTAATTAAGGTAATTCCTAATGCAAAAAATGACGAAAAAACAATGCCCATTGCGGCATCTTCTTTGAGGTTAGAACGAGTCCGAATTAAATTAATAACAATGGTACTCAGTAAGCCGGCAACAAAAGCCCCAACAAAAATATTTATATTCAACAAAAA is from Gloeothece verrucosa PCC 7822 and encodes:
- a CDS encoding amidase yields the protein MNQIDLAFTSALEQAKLIRERQISPLELVEIYLARIERLNPQVGSFFHLAADAAISEAKAKTEFLANNQDLCNLPLFFGVPTAIKDLNAVAGMPCSYGVAALKDNIVNYDDGVVTRIKQAGLIILGKTATSQLGSFPYTEPPNFEPARTPWNLDYTAGGSSGGAASAVAAGLCALAQGSDGGGSIRGPALCCGLVGIKPARGRISNAPIGDFQSGIATNGPLARTVADAAAFLDVMSGYTTGDPYWLPEPKMSFLAATGEDVGQLRIAFSPSLAGFPESVPIVGQAVRETAKRLEEMGHIVEEGCFNVEGLLEPFKIVWQSGVAAAGIPLELLCPLNQWLGEQQTSAGQYLQAVRTLQMISRSLVAFFQEYDVLVLPVYLHQAIRIGEWENLPPQETLEKMINWVAPCPPCNASGLPAITIPTGFDENGLPIAVQLVGGAADEITLIALAAQLEALNPWSHYRPAMATA
- the sepF gene encoding cell division protein SepF; amino-acid sequence: MRSLSTQDTEIIVFHPRLKEDAQTVLEILQQRKPVMVSLGNLSLTERQRFVDWVTGGIHAIDGRTVWIGNLTFLFLPSHIQVTGNTNKYSVAPKLKAS
- a CDS encoding phage holin family protein, with the protein product MTAFIVTLIVTAISLLIISRLPLGIEIDSLAKALIAALVLGLLNAFIKPVLFFLTIPLTLLTLGLFSLFLNAIIFGLAAWLVEGFRLRWGLWSAILGAFALSVINSLIFRLVGAT
- a CDS encoding CoA-binding protein, whose protein sequence is MMISSNESIKSILKLAKTIALVGYSDQPTRPSYQIGQFLREKGYVVYPVNPTISEIDGQRCYSSLSEIPKAIDLVNVFRRGEYLPEIVEECIKLKIKIIWLQLGIFNEQAQQKAIDAGIQVIVNRCIRTELMRS
- a CDS encoding tetratricopeptide repeat protein, which produces MINNQASNSGEVSLPQQYQEFIEQTITATLQGKILSKEQLYQMVVKAIQPGSGEIFERCLNERLSITHQQLQEQTSEAKKAKISRQLRALDTLSGAWERWQKEKQETNVYSQAIKELLQAARSERFSILVQKLDLNQTQVLNRNQIKQLAQALEQAAHSISDADDANQLRLFCTGLLKGLESLHNLENDLVSWIYESGNKALGFEGIPGTKGPWAIWAKRINSPLPQQLFQLQASNQSATELIRIGATQDLSSWIELVIILRGLQQGLIAWFDQQPYSATWGKRLSNATLLTFAVIWCELSNGLQQATNLNSNTRELLAKGCFQITLQILRTFAQRPDFPLYGGVFVSFWGDNLRDTLNYLSEPLREVQGTQEKARILTILGYSQRTLGQYERANSFHQEALLIAQESGDNLCQIANFNHLSRNSIAQKDYAAAINYSQRALILARQSGDRLGEANALANLGYSEVLAAQATEQMSAEMYEQNISYLQQGLQLAERLEDYQSQALCYNSLGIAYLVINQPSLACEYLEKGVKAAQFVRDLYIQGITLSYLAEAYYHLNDLKRAVYNGSLAMYILERISAKEWRQAAGLLTIIQGRVGQEFFLNLLSQNRSKMLESIGVDGYDYIPQLLKQYQE
- a CDS encoding M48 family metallopeptidase, translating into MSMTKEEFEKLVSRLEIYAKSHPNEYKFRVGLLAILGHIYIVAVLGILIAAIIGLILLTIYGHYLSSALIKLIFVLMIPVFIILRSLFNVLTMRLPPPNGIELQRSQVPLLFKLVDHLTSTLQCPSFNHIVLVPEFNAAVVQIPRFFLLGQDNYLLVGLPLLHALSVEQFEAVLAHEFGHLSGNHSHFHGWIYRMRHTWGLILERFAQSQQGGVGGLFFRFFNWYIPFFNAYSFVLARANEYEADKCAAQLAGPVSTASALVNVHVLGQLVDNNFWNEIYQKVNEQPEPPVTPFNQLEICLKTDREPEKIQLWLEQALKAKTDCVDTHPCLSDRLKALNFAPEEAAPLLTATPDTAAQELLGEQLTSLTEDLNQQWKTLITFQWRERYTYLQQSRNLLQELEELATTDILSVEQMWERARLTVEIKGPDAAIPVLKSLLSSNAAHANGNYLLGQILISRQNDEGIKYLKVAMNNEPQLVVNSCEIIYYYLQQQGREIEANQFLQEVRKRFRFS
- a CDS encoding DNA-directed RNA polymerase subunit gamma, which gives rise to MKSPTEQRFDYVKIGLASPDRIRQWGERTLPNGILVGEVTKPETINYRTLKPEMDGLFCERIFGPSKDWECWCGKYKRVRHRGIVCERCGVEVTESRVRRHRMGFIKLAAPVTHVWYLKGIPSYLSILLDMPLRDVEQIVYFNAYVVLNPGNAGNLQYKQLLTEDQWLEIEEQIYAEDSELYGIEVGIGAEAIERLLQELNLDEEAEKLREEIVESKGQKRAKLIKRLRVIDNFIATGSQPDWMVLTVIPVIPPDLRPMVQLDGGRFATSDLNDLYRRVINRNNRLSRLQEILAPEIIVRNEKRMLQEAVDALIDNGRRGRTVVGANNRPLKSLSDIIEGKQGRFRQNLLGKRVDYSGRSVIVVGPKLKIYQCGLPREMAIELFQPFVIHRLIKLGMVNNIKAAKKMIQRGDPQVWNVLEEVITGHPVLLNRAPTLHRLGIQAFEPILVEGRAIQLHPLVCPAFNADFDGDQMAVHVPLSLESQCEARLLMLACHNILSPATGRPIVAPSQDMVLGCYYLTAENPKAQKGAESYFSDLEDALMAYEQKMVDLHAYVWVRCQEQVVTDQPDDEPVKTETLEDGSIVKLYRHRKVRETADGEILSQFIRTTVGRIIYNKTIKDALVV
- a CDS encoding DUF7219 family protein — its product is MNQPEKKADKKLKNTERDLFLYPITGYRGLFSPEKLLLNANLQEFAQRVSYLVGLHTNGKLSTGEVYKQLDHLWIQLQKSKEATGIDDFEQK
- a CDS encoding metal ABC transporter permease — translated: MLDLLFEPLQYSFMQRSLIEAIIVGVICAVVGSYLMVQRLALLGDAISHSVLPGLAIAFLLNINIFVGAFVAGLLSTIVINLIRTRSNLKEDAAMGIVFSSFFALGITLITIIQKDNKIDLNHFLFGNILGVTVADLRDTLIIGVVVILIVVVFYKELLFYTFDKLGAQAAGLPVHLLDLGLMILIGLTIVASLKTVGVILVLSLLITPAATAYLLVKRLHQVMLLGVVIGVISSISGMYLSYFYNLPSGPAIVLVASGLFILAFLFSPSQGILTYPASASNQSLLWQELKRLIRFH